From Humisphaera borealis, the proteins below share one genomic window:
- a CDS encoding DUF4142 domain-containing protein, whose amino-acid sequence MTRMKTYILKAAIVSALVTTPLLAQNQPAARDAQPTPRPQAQPLQPAGENPQQNGPTGERSPTPADRAAEDRGADRNASSRMDPKVMSQEFVRHASSANQFEIELGQLAQERAQRAEVKAFARDLVAAHQKAQQSLEQAAKTSNLDVSKELTPVHQAKLTMFRAKRGAEFDKAYTYGMVGGHSEAALWYRDGANELQDPAVKQYAAATLPAIREHLQTAKQLAGDDSAAMPASSVQKGQSRQEGKTPGRRDGDAVVPSRTDGTPTESPKKD is encoded by the coding sequence ATGACTCGAATGAAGACGTACATTTTGAAAGCAGCGATTGTTTCGGCGTTGGTAACGACGCCACTCCTGGCGCAAAACCAACCGGCGGCACGGGACGCCCAGCCGACGCCGCGCCCCCAGGCCCAGCCGTTACAGCCGGCGGGCGAGAACCCGCAGCAGAACGGTCCGACGGGCGAACGGTCCCCCACCCCCGCTGACCGCGCCGCCGAGGATCGCGGCGCCGATCGCAACGCGTCGAGCCGTATGGATCCGAAGGTGATGTCGCAGGAGTTCGTCCGGCACGCCTCCAGTGCGAACCAGTTTGAAATCGAGCTGGGTCAACTGGCGCAGGAACGCGCCCAGCGGGCTGAAGTGAAGGCATTTGCCCGTGATCTGGTCGCGGCGCATCAGAAAGCGCAGCAGTCGCTGGAACAGGCCGCCAAGACCAGCAACCTGGACGTCTCCAAGGAACTCACCCCGGTGCACCAGGCCAAGCTGACCATGTTCCGTGCCAAGCGTGGCGCGGAGTTCGACAAGGCGTACACCTACGGCATGGTCGGCGGACATTCCGAAGCCGCGCTCTGGTACCGCGACGGCGCCAATGAACTTCAGGATCCCGCCGTGAAGCAGTACGCCGCCGCAACACTGCCGGCGATCCGCGAGCATCTGCAGACGGCCAAGCAGTTGGCCGGCGACGACAGTGCCGCGATGCCAGCAAGCAGCGTGCAGAAGGGTCAGTCACGGCAGGAAGGGAAGACTCCCGGCCGCCGTGACGGTGACGCGGTTGTCCCGAGCCGTACCGACGGCACGCCGACCGAATCGCCAAAGAAGGACTGA
- a CDS encoding prephenate dehydrogenase: MQPKRLSVLGVGLLGGSLGLAVKSVASDCRVIGYGHRRATLDAALALGAIDEGYDDPAAAVRDADLVVLCTPVSLLGEMLDRIAPFLADRAVVTDVGSTKASIVRLSEERHPGIRFVGSHPMAGSEKRGVQFAQSDLFRNAVCITTPTDATDREALEAVEGFWRGLGMRLKRCSPAEHDRLICDVSHLPHAIAAALVTMQEDAALDLVGKGFLDATRIAGGDGGLWRDIFLDNRQNLAAAIGRLRTSLDDLERLLTPESSEALRDWLDRAAERRQAALKP; this comes from the coding sequence ATGCAACCGAAGCGCTTAAGCGTTCTTGGGGTCGGCCTGCTCGGCGGGTCGCTCGGACTGGCCGTCAAATCGGTCGCAAGCGACTGCCGTGTAATTGGTTATGGCCATCGGCGGGCCACCCTGGATGCCGCGCTGGCGCTAGGCGCTATCGACGAAGGGTACGACGATCCCGCCGCCGCGGTTCGCGACGCCGACCTGGTCGTTCTTTGCACACCTGTCAGCCTGCTGGGCGAGATGCTCGACCGGATCGCGCCTTTTCTTGCCGATCGGGCGGTCGTCACCGACGTCGGCAGCACCAAGGCATCCATCGTTCGACTTTCCGAGGAACGCCACCCCGGCATTCGGTTCGTCGGCAGTCATCCGATGGCTGGCAGCGAGAAGCGTGGCGTGCAGTTCGCGCAGAGCGATCTGTTTCGCAACGCCGTCTGTATCACGACACCCACGGACGCGACCGATCGCGAGGCACTCGAAGCTGTGGAAGGTTTCTGGCGCGGGCTGGGGATGCGGCTCAAGCGGTGCTCGCCGGCGGAGCACGACCGGCTGATCTGCGATGTCAGCCATCTGCCTCATGCAATCGCGGCGGCACTGGTGACGATGCAGGAAGACGCCGCGTTGGATCTCGTCGGCAAGGGGTTTCTCGATGCGACGCGGATCGCCGGCGGCGACGGGGGGCTTTGGCGCGACATCTTCCTGGACAACCGGCAGAACCTGGCGGCGGCGATCGGCCGGCTGCGGACGTCGCTCGATGATCTGGAGCGACTGCTGACGCCGGAAAGTTCGGAGGCGCTGCGGGACTGGCTCGATCGCGCCGCCGAGCGCCGCCAGGCCGCGCTTAAGCCGTGA
- a CDS encoding acetyl-CoA carboxylase carboxyltransferase subunit alpha: MTQTLSSLDSSTAAGSAGATHTNGQVAANGKPVLRHVLGFETPIAKLEQQIVELEAMQASKQTDYSKEIRQLRENYTSLLRKTYENLSPWETVQVARHPQRPLFKDYVEIVCREFRELHGDRRYGDDPAIMCGLARMAGHKVMLIGHHKGRDTKEKVRCSFGLAHPEGYRKALRCMKLAEKFGLPVVCLIDTAGAYPGIGAEERGQAESIAKNLMEMSRLKTPIVAVITGEGGSGGALGIGVADRVAMMEHAWYSVISPEGCSGILWKGNENAPDAAAALKLTSRDLKQLGVIDTVVQEPLGGAHRDPHTAARNLEQFLAKTLRELRKLKTEKLLDQRYEKFRNLGQFVETGGRSAKAAG; the protein is encoded by the coding sequence ATGACACAAACGCTTTCGTCGTTGGATTCCAGCACCGCGGCCGGTTCGGCGGGTGCCACGCACACCAACGGTCAGGTCGCCGCCAACGGCAAACCCGTCCTGCGGCACGTCCTGGGTTTCGAGACCCCCATCGCCAAGCTCGAACAGCAGATCGTCGAGCTCGAAGCGATGCAGGCGTCGAAGCAGACGGACTACTCGAAGGAGATCCGTCAGCTCCGCGAGAACTACACGTCGCTGCTCCGCAAGACTTACGAAAACTTGTCGCCCTGGGAAACGGTGCAGGTCGCCCGTCATCCCCAGCGGCCGCTGTTCAAGGATTATGTCGAGATCGTCTGCCGCGAGTTCCGTGAACTGCACGGCGACCGCCGCTACGGCGACGACCCGGCGATCATGTGCGGCTTGGCCCGCATGGCCGGCCACAAAGTGATGCTGATCGGCCATCACAAGGGCCGCGACACGAAGGAAAAGGTCCGCTGTTCGTTCGGCCTGGCCCACCCCGAAGGCTACCGCAAGGCACTTCGCTGCATGAAACTCGCCGAGAAGTTCGGCCTGCCGGTCGTCTGCCTGATCGACACCGCCGGCGCCTATCCCGGCATCGGTGCCGAAGAGCGCGGACAGGCCGAGAGCATCGCGAAGAACCTGATGGAGATGAGCCGGCTCAAGACGCCGATCGTCGCCGTCATCACCGGTGAAGGCGGCTCCGGCGGCGCGCTGGGTATTGGCGTCGCCGACCGCGTGGCGATGATGGAACACGCTTGGTACTCGGTCATCAGCCCCGAAGGCTGCAGCGGCATTCTGTGGAAGGGCAACGAAAACGCCCCCGATGCCGCCGCCGCACTCAAGCTCACCAGCCGCGACCTCAAGCAGCTCGGCGTGATCGACACGGTCGTGCAGGAGCCGCTCGGCGGCGCCCACCGCGACCCACACACCGCCGCCCGCAACCTCGAACAGTTCCTCGCCAAGACGCTCCGCGAACTGCGGAAGCTCAAGACCGAAAAGCTGCTCGATCAGCGGTACGAGAAGTTCCGCAACCTGGGGCAGTTTGTCGAAACCGGCGGCCGCAGCGCCAAAGCCGCAGGGTAG